In the genome of Bradyrhizobium arachidis, one region contains:
- a CDS encoding ABC transporter ATP-binding protein yields MSASFVQATNLRRVFDVSKPWLNRVLEGGHLEYLKAVDGVTFDIRKGETFALVGESGSGKTTVARMVVGLLPPSSGDVLIDGVSMTDPRQAPARRKLRRRIQMIFQDPYASLNPRFRVDAIISEPIRAFDLIQGERDIQARVGELLTLVGLHPDDRLKFPHEFSGGQRQRIAIARALASDAEFIVCDEPTSALDVSVQAQILNLMRDLQDKFGLTYMFISHNLAVVRHMASRVGVMYLGRIVEIAEGRELFSRPRMPYTKMLLGAVPDLAMSGRQRIPVKGEIPNPINPPSGCAFNPRCPLAFDLCRKETPELIDGVACHAVNTAPVPA; encoded by the coding sequence ATGAGCGCTTCTTTCGTCCAGGCCACAAACTTGCGCCGCGTCTTCGACGTCTCGAAGCCGTGGCTCAATCGCGTTCTCGAAGGCGGGCATCTCGAATATCTCAAGGCGGTCGACGGCGTCACCTTCGACATCAGGAAAGGCGAGACCTTTGCGCTGGTCGGCGAGTCCGGGTCAGGCAAGACCACGGTGGCACGTATGGTGGTCGGCCTGCTGCCGCCGAGCTCCGGCGACGTCTTGATCGACGGCGTCTCCATGACCGATCCGCGGCAGGCGCCCGCGCGTCGAAAACTGCGCCGCCGGATCCAGATGATTTTTCAGGACCCCTATGCCAGCTTGAACCCGCGCTTCCGCGTCGATGCCATCATTTCCGAGCCGATCCGCGCCTTCGACCTGATCCAGGGCGAGCGCGACATCCAGGCCCGCGTCGGCGAGCTGCTCACCCTCGTCGGCCTGCATCCCGACGACCGGCTGAAATTCCCGCACGAATTTTCCGGCGGCCAGCGTCAGCGTATCGCGATCGCGCGGGCGCTCGCCTCCGACGCCGAGTTCATCGTCTGCGACGAGCCGACCTCGGCGCTCGATGTCTCCGTGCAGGCCCAGATCCTGAACCTGATGCGCGACCTCCAGGACAAGTTCGGCCTGACCTACATGTTCATCAGCCACAACCTCGCCGTGGTCCGCCACATGGCGAGTCGCGTCGGCGTGATGTATCTCGGCCGCATCGTCGAGATCGCGGAGGGACGCGAGCTGTTTTCCCGGCCGCGCATGCCCTACACCAAGATGCTGCTGGGCGCGGTGCCTGATCTCGCCATGAGCGGCCGCCAGCGCATTCCGGTGAAGGGCGAGATCCCGAACCCGATCAATCCGCCGTCCGGGTGCGCCTTCAATCCGCGCTGTCCGCTGGCGTTCGATCTCTGCCGCAAGGAAACGCCGGAACTGATCGACGGCGTCGCCTGCCACGCGGTGAACACCGCACCGGTCCCAGCGTGA
- a CDS encoding ABC transporter ATP-binding protein, protein MTEPILSVRDLHVEFASRRGTLRAIDGVSFDIAKGEVLGVVGESGAGKSVTGLSVIGLIDPPGRIAGGEIRLAGMRIDNLPPEEMRRIRGKRIGMIFQDPLTSLNPLYKVGDQIVETIRTHLNLSESAARRRAIDLLAEVGIPAPEKRIDGYPHEFSGGMRQRVVIALAICAEPELIIADEPTTALDVSVQAQIISLIKRLGRDHGTAVMLVTHDMGVIAETSDRVAVMYAGRVAEIGPVQDVVRNPLHPYAKGLMGAIPTLAGDDKRLVQIPGSMPRLSAIPRGCSFNPRCAFAFDRCRVERPEPLPRGAQSVACHLYDTVPAESAA, encoded by the coding sequence ATGACCGAACCCATTCTCTCCGTACGCGACCTTCACGTGGAATTCGCTTCCCGCCGCGGCACGCTGCGCGCCATCGACGGCGTCTCCTTCGACATCGCCAAAGGCGAGGTGCTGGGGGTGGTCGGCGAATCCGGCGCCGGAAAATCCGTCACCGGCTTGTCCGTGATCGGCCTGATCGATCCGCCCGGGCGCATCGCCGGCGGCGAGATTCGTTTGGCTGGAATGCGGATCGACAACCTGCCGCCCGAGGAGATGCGCCGTATCAGGGGCAAGCGCATCGGCATGATCTTCCAGGATCCCCTCACCTCCCTCAATCCACTGTACAAGGTCGGCGACCAGATCGTGGAGACGATCAGGACCCACCTCAATCTGTCCGAATCGGCCGCCCGCCGCCGCGCCATCGATCTGCTTGCCGAGGTCGGCATCCCCGCACCGGAAAAGCGCATCGACGGCTACCCCCACGAGTTCTCCGGCGGTATGCGCCAGCGCGTCGTCATTGCGCTCGCGATCTGCGCCGAGCCGGAGCTGATCATCGCGGACGAGCCGACCACCGCGCTCGACGTCTCCGTGCAGGCGCAGATCATCTCGCTGATCAAGCGGCTCGGCCGCGACCACGGCACCGCCGTGATGCTGGTGACGCACGACATGGGCGTAATCGCGGAAACCTCCGACCGCGTCGCCGTGATGTATGCCGGGCGCGTCGCCGAGATCGGCCCGGTCCAGGACGTCGTCAGGAATCCGCTGCATCCCTACGCCAAGGGCCTGATGGGCGCGATCCCGACGCTTGCCGGCGACGACAAGCGCCTCGTGCAGATCCCGGGCTCGATGCCACGCCTGTCGGCGATCCCGCGCGGCTGCTCGTTCAATCCGCGCTGCGCGTTCGCCTTCGATCGTTGCCGGGTGGAGCGGCCCGAGCCGTTGCCGCGCGGCGCGCAATCTGTCGCCTGCCACCTCTATGACACCGTGCCGGCGGAGAGCGCGGCATGA
- a CDS encoding ABC transporter permease, translated as MSDAVVPHKVEGRGAHAAPGWFKRALDSDLFYSFRRSKITMVAAAVTVLFFLLAIFASLLSVQNPFDPAQLQLMNSRISPLWTADGQSPFLLGTDEQGRDVLSAILYGMRISLLVGVLGVVFSGALGILLGLTAGYFGGAVDGLIMRIADVQLSFPAILIALLINGIAKSVLGNKLDEMSMLGVLVFAIGLSFWVQYARTVRGSVMVEKNKDYVAAAQLIGLPAPVIMLRHVLPNTMGPILVIATINLALAIITEATLSFLGSGMPETMPSLGTLIRIGNNYLFAGEWWIVAFPGLALAALILSINLLGDWLRDALNPKLR; from the coding sequence ATGAGTGACGCCGTCGTTCCGCACAAAGTCGAAGGCCGCGGCGCCCACGCCGCGCCGGGCTGGTTCAAACGCGCCCTCGACAGCGATCTGTTCTACTCGTTCCGCCGCTCCAAGATCACCATGGTCGCGGCCGCGGTGACGGTACTGTTCTTCCTGCTCGCGATCTTCGCTTCGCTGCTGTCGGTGCAGAACCCGTTCGACCCGGCGCAACTCCAACTGATGAATTCGCGCATCTCGCCGCTATGGACCGCGGATGGCCAAAGCCCGTTCCTGCTCGGCACCGACGAACAGGGCCGCGACGTGCTGTCCGCGATTCTCTACGGCATGCGGATCTCGCTTCTGGTTGGTGTGCTCGGCGTGGTCTTCTCGGGCGCGCTCGGCATCCTGCTTGGGCTCACGGCCGGCTATTTCGGCGGCGCCGTCGACGGTCTGATCATGCGGATCGCCGACGTGCAGCTCTCGTTTCCGGCGATCCTGATCGCGCTCCTGATCAATGGCATCGCCAAATCCGTGCTCGGCAACAAGCTCGACGAGATGAGCATGCTCGGCGTCCTGGTGTTCGCGATCGGCCTGAGCTTCTGGGTACAATATGCTCGCACCGTGCGCGGCTCAGTGATGGTCGAGAAGAACAAGGACTATGTTGCCGCCGCGCAGCTGATTGGCCTGCCGGCGCCCGTGATCATGCTGCGCCATGTGCTGCCGAACACGATGGGCCCGATCCTCGTGATCGCCACCATCAACCTCGCCCTCGCCATCATCACCGAGGCGACACTGTCTTTCCTCGGCTCGGGCATGCCCGAGACCATGCCCTCGCTCGGCACGCTGATCCGCATCGGCAACAACTATCTGTTCGCGGGCGAATGGTGGATCGTCGCATTCCCGGGCCTCGCGCTCGCTGCACTCATCCTGTCCATCAACCTGCTGGGCGACTGGCTGCGCGACGCGCTCAACCCGAAACTGCGATGA
- a CDS encoding ABC transporter permease: MLAFTLRRAIQAIGVMLAVGIIAFSMFRFAGDPVNQMVGMDTSGAERAAIRKSLGLDDPVLVQFGRYIGNAAQFKFGVSYQFRLPVTNLLVERMPATLELAIVATIFAMVSGILMGVYSALRRDSWLAHVFQAVSLIGISLPTFLIGILLIYLFSVTLGWLPSFGRGEVVRIGWWTTGLLTLSGLKALIMPAITLGLFQMTLIMRLVRAEMLEVMRTDYIRFARARGLTTRAIHFGHALRNTLVPVITVAGLQFGSVIAFAIITETVFQWPGMGLLFVQAVQNVDIPIMAAYLMMVSLIFVTINLVVDILYTIVDPRLRSTVSRAH, translated from the coding sequence ATGCTCGCTTTCACACTGCGCCGGGCAATCCAGGCCATCGGCGTCATGCTCGCCGTCGGTATCATCGCGTTCTCGATGTTCCGCTTCGCCGGCGATCCCGTGAACCAGATGGTCGGGATGGATACCTCCGGCGCCGAACGCGCCGCGATCCGCAAGTCGCTCGGGCTCGACGATCCCGTACTCGTGCAGTTCGGCCGCTATATCGGCAATGCCGCGCAATTCAAGTTCGGCGTGTCCTACCAGTTCCGACTGCCCGTCACCAATCTGCTGGTTGAGCGGATGCCGGCGACGCTCGAGCTGGCCATCGTTGCCACCATCTTCGCCATGGTCAGCGGCATCCTGATGGGCGTCTATTCCGCGCTGCGCCGCGACAGCTGGCTCGCGCACGTCTTCCAGGCCGTTTCGCTGATCGGCATCTCGCTGCCGACCTTCCTGATCGGCATCCTCCTGATCTACCTGTTCTCAGTGACGCTCGGCTGGCTGCCGTCCTTCGGCCGCGGCGAGGTGGTGCGTATCGGCTGGTGGACCACGGGCCTGCTGACGTTGTCGGGATTGAAGGCGTTGATCATGCCTGCGATCACGCTCGGCCTGTTCCAGATGACGCTGATCATGCGCCTCGTTCGCGCCGAGATGCTGGAGGTCATGCGGACCGACTACATCCGCTTCGCCCGCGCCCGTGGCCTAACCACCCGCGCGATCCATTTCGGTCACGCCCTGCGCAACACCCTGGTTCCCGTGATTACCGTCGCCGGCCTGCAATTTGGCTCGGTAATTGCATTCGCGATCATCACCGAAACCGTGTTCCAGTGGCCGGGCATGGGCCTCCTGTTCGTGCAGGCCGTTCAGAACGTCGATATCCCGATCATGGCGGCCTATCTGATGATGGTGTCCCTGATCTTCGTCACCATCAATCTCGTGGTTGATATCCTCTACACCATCGTCGATCCGCGGCTGCGCTCGACGGTCAGCCGGGCACATTAG
- a CDS encoding ABC transporter substrate-binding protein, with protein sequence MSVGRSLFAATLAGALALAVSPASSQTLRYANQGELKSLDPYTLNESTTHAHLGHVYEGLVTRDKDLKIIPALAESWETPEPTRWRFHLRKGVKFHNGDPFTADDVVFSAERVRAKGSNLLSRIPADAKVVKIDDYTVDFILTAPNPILTALWATWYIMDKKWAEANDAVAPTPAAATTPSYASLHENGTGPFMIESHQPGVKTVFKANPNWWRKPEHNLKEIIFTPIASEATRVAALLSGEVDVIEPVPVQDIQRVNSSPNATVLTGPELRTIFVGMDQSRDELLYSNIKGKNPFKDIRVREAVYKTIDVDLIKNRVMRGLSTPSALMIAPELYPLSKDFTRPKPDPDAAKKLLAEAGYADGFEVTMDCPNDRYVNDAAICQAIVGMLARINIKVNLLAQPKAQYFAKVLKPGGYKTSLFMLGWTPDTLDSHNVMHDIMGCREDPKDPNRGEANLGGYCNKQFDELADKVLLEADVAKRDLLIKQAYELAIKDYAYVPLHQQALAWGVSKKVKLTQRADNQVLLYWATKQDE encoded by the coding sequence GACGAAGTCTGTTTGCGGCGACGCTCGCCGGTGCGCTTGCGTTGGCGGTCTCGCCGGCGTCGAGCCAGACGCTGCGCTATGCCAACCAGGGTGAGCTCAAGTCGCTCGACCCCTACACGCTGAACGAGTCAACCACTCATGCGCATCTCGGCCATGTGTACGAGGGTCTCGTTACACGCGACAAGGACCTGAAGATCATCCCGGCGCTCGCCGAAAGCTGGGAGACGCCGGAGCCGACCCGCTGGCGCTTTCATCTGCGCAAGGGCGTGAAATTCCACAATGGCGACCCCTTCACCGCGGATGACGTGGTGTTCTCGGCCGAGCGCGTGCGGGCCAAAGGCTCGAACCTGCTGAGCCGAATTCCGGCCGACGCCAAGGTCGTCAAGATCGACGATTACACCGTCGATTTCATCCTCACCGCGCCCAATCCCATCCTGACGGCGCTGTGGGCGACCTGGTACATCATGGACAAGAAATGGGCAGAGGCGAACGATGCGGTGGCACCGACGCCAGCCGCCGCCACGACCCCGAGCTATGCTTCGCTCCATGAAAACGGCACCGGCCCCTTCATGATCGAGAGCCATCAGCCGGGCGTGAAGACCGTCTTCAAGGCCAATCCGAACTGGTGGCGCAAGCCGGAACATAATCTGAAGGAGATCATCTTCACGCCGATCGCTTCGGAGGCCACGCGCGTCGCGGCCCTGCTGTCGGGCGAGGTGGACGTGATCGAACCGGTTCCGGTCCAGGACATCCAGCGCGTCAATTCGAGCCCGAACGCCACCGTGCTGACGGGCCCCGAACTGCGCACCATCTTCGTCGGCATGGATCAGTCTCGCGACGAACTGCTGTATTCGAACATCAAGGGCAAGAACCCGTTCAAGGACATCCGCGTCCGTGAAGCCGTCTACAAGACGATCGACGTCGACCTGATCAAGAACCGCGTCATGCGCGGCCTCTCGACGCCGTCCGCGTTGATGATCGCACCGGAGCTTTATCCGCTGTCGAAGGACTTCACCCGGCCGAAGCCCGATCCCGATGCCGCCAAGAAGCTCCTCGCGGAAGCCGGCTATGCCGACGGCTTCGAGGTGACGATGGACTGCCCGAACGATCGCTACGTCAACGACGCCGCGATCTGCCAGGCCATCGTCGGCATGCTCGCCCGTATCAACATCAAGGTGAACCTGCTGGCGCAGCCCAAGGCGCAATACTTCGCCAAGGTGCTGAAGCCCGGCGGCTACAAGACCTCGCTGTTCATGTTGGGCTGGACTCCCGATACGCTGGACTCCCACAACGTGATGCACGACATCATGGGCTGCCGCGAAGATCCCAAGGATCCCAACCGCGGCGAAGCCAATCTCGGCGGATACTGCAACAAGCAGTTCGACGAGCTCGCCGACAAGGTTCTCCTCGAGGCGGATGTGGCCAAGCGCGATCTGTTGATCAAGCAGGCCTACGAGCTTGCAATCAAGGACTACGCCTACGTTCCGCTGCACCAGCAGGCGCTCGCCTGGGGCGTGTCGAAGAAGGTGAAACTGACCCAGCGCGCCGACAACCAGGTCCTGCTCTATTGGGCGACCAAACAGGACGAGTAG